A part of Gossypium hirsutum isolate 1008001.06 chromosome A07, Gossypium_hirsutum_v2.1, whole genome shotgun sequence genomic DNA contains:
- the LOC107955337 gene encoding uncharacterized protein: MHLFKNVSVGDAINQNKLDAKMQENNEARVLETIKSHYNLVFYESEGFIVPISENTLDPGKHSTVSFDKNINFMQQDNSKTKFVEFLELGPNSKSNGPKKRRNGGRENDSRNSKKTYFALRGRGNCFKSPGNTCVPLAESMVAMAELLSSQVLGVNSNVEVDGANSKSDCSIDPKTRYDTFSINFLMNITIFLWNYQGCANVKFPRIFREYNTEYKLDIVSLLEPRVSGYRADNIISKLGFQFSHRVEVIGFSGGIWLRWRDSVRLEVICSHPQFILSRFWYLSASHPIFIAFVYGSPNR, from the coding sequence AtgcatttatttaaaaatgtttctGTGGGAGACGCTATTAACCAAAACAAGTTGGACGCTAAAATGCAGGAGAACAATGAAGCTAGAGTTTTGGaaacaattaaatcacattaCAACCTTGTTTTTTATGAATCCGAGGGTTTCATAGTACCTATATCAGAAAACACTCTCGATCCAGGTAAGCACTCTACTGTtagttttgataaaaatattaattttatgcaGCAGGATAATTCGAAAACAAAGTTTGTGGAATTTCTGGAATTGGGTCCAAATTCAAAGTCTAATGGTCCCAAAAAGAGAAGAAATGGTGGCAGAGAAAATGACAGTCGAAATTCTAAAAAGACTTATTTTGCCCTACGAGGTAGAGGGAATTGTTTTAAATCTCCTGGAAACACGTGTGTTCCTCTAGCTGAGTCTATGGTGGCAATGGCAGAACTTTTATCTTCTCAAGTTCTAGGCGTGAATTCGAATGTCGAGGTTGATGGTGCAAACTCAAAATCAGATTGCAGCATTGATCCTAAAACCAGGTATGAtacattttctattaattttttaatgaatatcACTATCTTTTTGTGGAATTATCAGGGTTGTGCAAACGTTAAATTCCCTAGAATTTTTCGGGAATATAACACAGAGTATAAACTAGATATTGTTAGCTTGCTTGAACCGAGAGTTAGTGGCTACAGGGCTGACAACATTATATCTAAGTTAGGATTTCAATTTTCCCACCGTGTAGAGGTAATTGGTTTCTCAGGGGGTATTTGGTTAAGATGGCGGGATTCTGTTCGTCTCGAAGTAATTTGTAGCCATCCGCAATTCATTTTGTCTCGATTTTGGTACTTGTCTGCATCGCATCCAATCTTTATCGCTTTTGTCTATGGTAGCCCTAATAGATAG